One window of Cohnella hashimotonis genomic DNA carries:
- a CDS encoding LysR family transcriptional regulator, protein MTLQQLRYVIEVANRGSMNEAAKRLFISQPSLSNAIKDLEEEIRITIFERTNKGITLSKAGAEFLGYARQVIEQAELLENRYLGAKPAPQHFSVSTQHYAFAVNAFVQLVREHGQDEYELALRETKTHEIIQDVKSQRSEIGILYINEFNAKVITRLLRDANLKFTSLFTAKAHIFVSVNNPLARHPVVTIDQLDDYPYLHFEQGEYNSFHFSEEILSTLSHKKSIKVNDRATLFNLLIGLNGYTISTGVLSADLNGNEIIPVPLASEETLHVGWISHQNAALSKLAMAYVEALQQAIAVE, encoded by the coding sequence ATGACGCTGCAACAACTGCGCTATGTCATCGAAGTCGCGAACCGCGGCTCGATGAACGAAGCGGCCAAGCGGCTTTTCATCTCCCAGCCCAGTCTCTCCAACGCCATCAAGGACCTGGAGGAAGAAATCCGTATCACCATTTTCGAACGCACGAACAAAGGGATCACGCTGTCGAAGGCCGGCGCCGAGTTTCTTGGCTATGCCCGTCAAGTCATCGAGCAGGCCGAGCTGCTGGAAAATCGCTATCTGGGCGCGAAGCCCGCGCCGCAGCATTTCTCCGTGTCTACGCAGCACTATGCGTTCGCTGTTAACGCCTTCGTCCAGCTTGTCCGCGAGCACGGTCAGGACGAATACGAGCTGGCGCTTCGGGAGACCAAGACGCACGAGATCATTCAGGACGTCAAAAGCCAGCGCAGCGAGATCGGCATTCTGTACATCAACGAGTTCAACGCCAAGGTCATCACGCGACTGCTGCGCGATGCGAACCTGAAGTTCACGAGCCTGTTTACCGCCAAGGCGCATATTTTCGTCAGCGTGAACAACCCCCTTGCGAGACATCCCGTCGTGACGATCGACCAGCTCGACGACTATCCGTATTTGCACTTCGAGCAGGGCGAGTACAATTCGTTCCATTTTTCCGAAGAAATTCTGAGCACGCTGTCGCACAAAAAAAGCATCAAGGTGAACGACCGGGCAACCTTGTTTAATTTGCTTATCGGGCTCAATGGCTACACGATCTCGACCGGCGTACTGAGCGCGGATTTGAACGGCAACGAGATCATTCCGGTTCCGCTCGCAAGCGAAGAGACGCTGCATGTCGGCTGGATCAGTCATCAAAATGCCGCGTTATCGAAGCTTGCGATGGCTTATGTCGAGGCGCTGCAGCAGGCGATCGCGGTCGAGTGA
- the metE gene encoding 5-methyltetrahydropteroyltriglutamate--homocysteine S-methyltransferase, with protein sequence MKSGNLGYPRIGQDREWKKALEAYWAGKLDESTLHATLKEIRLNNLRKQRDQGIDVIPVGDFTYYDHILDTSAMFGIVPERFGYGGGEVDLPTYYAVARGNRDSAASEMTKWFNTNYHYIVPELGAGVNPQLTVNRPLAAYREAKAELGIEGRPVIVGPYTYLKLSKGYAAGELDAWIDRLLPLYAHVLRELEAEGVAWVQVDEPILATSLTEDDLSRVRRIYETLTSEAPGISIMLQTYFESVDAYGFVVTLPVHGIGLDFVHDGGRNLAAVREQGFPADKTLGAGLIDGRAIWKADLRSKWETLGTLRGAVAAERIVVQPSSSLLHVPVSAARENALPAELQGALAFADEKLAELVLLAKAGRQGVEAIAVDLEAAERSRDALQRSAARTNERVRARMASLASEPAARASVFESRRAVQDAKWQLPPLPTTTIGSFPQTPEVRGARQKWRKGELSPASYESFIQAQIREWIDIQNEIGLDVLVHGEFERTDMVEFFGEKLAGFAFTAKGWVQSYGSRCVKPPVIYGDVELPKPMTVAETIYAQSLTSKPVKGMLTGPITILNWSFVRDDKSREEVAYQIALALRDEVEALEAAGIGMIQVDEPALREGLPLKREQWAHYLDWAVRAFRLSTSTVKDETQIHTHMCYSEFHDIIESISALDADVISIETSRSHGELIGIFEEHTYDKGIGLGVYDIHSPRVPSSDEMTQMIDRALRVLDPGLFWINPDCGLKTRGRKETVESLRNMVEATEAARERYVVKQG encoded by the coding sequence ATGAAGAGCGGCAATCTGGGGTATCCCCGCATCGGGCAAGACCGCGAATGGAAAAAAGCGCTGGAAGCATACTGGGCCGGCAAGCTGGACGAGAGCACGCTGCACGCGACGTTGAAGGAAATCCGTCTGAATAACCTGAGGAAGCAGCGAGACCAAGGAATCGACGTCATCCCGGTCGGCGACTTTACGTACTACGACCATATTCTGGACACGTCGGCGATGTTCGGTATCGTGCCCGAGCGGTTCGGCTACGGGGGCGGCGAAGTCGACCTGCCGACCTACTACGCGGTAGCTCGCGGCAATCGCGATTCGGCGGCGAGCGAGATGACCAAGTGGTTCAACACGAACTACCACTACATCGTGCCGGAGCTTGGCGCAGGCGTCAACCCGCAGCTGACGGTCAACCGCCCGCTGGCGGCTTATCGCGAAGCGAAGGCGGAGCTGGGAATCGAAGGCCGTCCGGTCATCGTCGGACCTTACACGTACTTGAAGCTGTCCAAAGGTTATGCCGCGGGGGAGCTGGATGCCTGGATCGATCGTCTGCTGCCGCTGTATGCGCATGTGCTGCGCGAGCTCGAAGCCGAGGGCGTCGCTTGGGTACAGGTGGACGAGCCGATTCTGGCCACGAGCTTGACGGAGGACGACCTGTCCCGCGTAAGGCGCATCTATGAAACGTTAACCAGCGAAGCGCCGGGAATTTCCATCATGCTGCAAACGTACTTTGAGTCGGTTGACGCGTACGGGTTCGTCGTCACGCTGCCGGTCCACGGCATCGGGCTCGACTTTGTGCATGACGGCGGACGCAACCTCGCGGCGGTACGCGAGCAGGGCTTCCCGGCGGACAAGACGCTCGGAGCGGGTCTGATCGACGGCCGCGCCATCTGGAAGGCCGATCTGCGCAGCAAGTGGGAGACACTCGGCACGCTGCGCGGCGCTGTCGCTGCAGAACGGATCGTCGTGCAGCCGTCCTCCAGCCTGCTGCACGTGCCGGTCAGCGCGGCACGAGAGAACGCGCTGCCGGCGGAGCTGCAAGGCGCGCTTGCCTTTGCCGACGAGAAGCTCGCTGAGCTCGTCCTGCTCGCCAAGGCCGGACGCCAAGGCGTCGAAGCGATCGCGGTCGACCTGGAAGCGGCCGAACGCAGCCGTGACGCGCTGCAGCGCTCCGCCGCGCGTACGAACGAGCGCGTCCGCGCGCGCATGGCATCCCTGGCTTCGGAGCCGGCGGCGCGCGCGAGCGTCTTCGAATCCCGCCGCGCGGTACAGGATGCCAAATGGCAGCTGCCGCCGCTGCCGACGACGACGATCGGCAGCTTCCCGCAGACGCCGGAAGTACGCGGCGCGCGGCAGAAGTGGCGCAAGGGCGAGCTGTCGCCTGCGAGCTACGAATCCTTCATTCAAGCGCAGATCCGCGAGTGGATCGACATTCAGAACGAGATCGGGCTTGACGTGCTGGTGCATGGCGAGTTCGAACGTACCGACATGGTGGAGTTTTTCGGCGAGAAGCTTGCCGGGTTCGCCTTCACGGCGAAGGGCTGGGTGCAATCCTACGGTTCCCGCTGCGTGAAGCCGCCGGTTATCTACGGCGACGTAGAGCTGCCGAAGCCGATGACCGTCGCCGAGACCATCTATGCGCAGTCGCTGACGTCGAAGCCCGTGAAGGGCATGCTGACCGGCCCGATCACGATTCTCAACTGGTCGTTCGTGCGTGACGACAAGTCGCGCGAGGAAGTCGCTTACCAGATCGCGCTCGCGCTCCGCGACGAGGTCGAGGCGCTGGAGGCGGCAGGCATCGGCATGATTCAGGTCGACGAGCCGGCGCTCCGCGAAGGGCTGCCGCTGAAGCGCGAGCAATGGGCGCATTACCTGGACTGGGCGGTGCGCGCGTTCCGCTTGTCCACTTCGACGGTGAAGGACGAAACGCAGATTCACACGCATATGTGCTACAGCGAGTTCCACGACATTATCGAATCGATCAGCGCGCTGGACGCGGACGTCATCTCCATCGAGACGTCGCGCAGCCACGGCGAGTTGATCGGCATTTTCGAGGAGCATACCTACGACAAGGGCATCGGGCTCGGCGTCTACGATATTCACAGCCCTCGCGTGCCATCGTCGGACGAGATGACGCAAATGATCGACCGTGCGCTTCGCGTGCTCGATCCTGGCCTGTTCTGGATCAATCCGGACTGCGGACTCAAGACTCGCGGACGCAAGGAGACGGTCGAATCGCTGCGCAACATGGTAGAGGCGACAGAAGCCGCTCGCGAACGGTATGTGGTCAAGCAGGGATAA
- the crcB gene encoding fluoride efflux transporter CrcB: protein MKYAWAVGLAGSVGALLRYEAGLWTHSWWHFAFPLATLVINLTGCLALGWFTAWATTRPGLPEWLRLGIGTGLIGAYTTFSTFSVETLTLLRDGRAGAAALYVGTSLVGGLLFAWVGFRLGERRPAAKNREVVGP, encoded by the coding sequence ATGAAATACGCATGGGCGGTCGGTTTGGCCGGCAGCGTCGGCGCCTTGCTTCGATACGAGGCGGGACTGTGGACGCATTCCTGGTGGCATTTTGCGTTTCCGCTCGCTACGCTCGTTATCAATCTGACGGGATGTCTCGCGCTTGGCTGGTTTACGGCATGGGCGACGACGCGCCCGGGCCTGCCGGAATGGCTGCGGCTCGGGATCGGCACCGGCTTGATCGGCGCGTATACGACGTTTTCCACGTTCAGCGTGGAGACGCTGACGCTGCTCCGAGATGGACGTGCCGGAGCGGCGGCGCTCTACGTCGGCACGAGTCTGGTCGGCGGGCTGTTGTTTGCGTGGGTCGGCTTCAGGCTCGGAGAGAGACGTCCGGCAGCGAAAAACCGCGAGGTGGTGGGACCGTGA
- a CDS encoding fluoride efflux transporter FluC: MTFGHEGLVAIGGFFGACARYGIGLWGKKKFQARLPVSTMLINLTGSFLLGIVAAAGGSGISLLVGTGFMGAYTTFSTFNAENIQLWRSRAWRTLAIYVAGSYILGVVLAWAGYALGGRL, from the coding sequence GTGACGTTCGGTCATGAGGGGCTGGTGGCGATCGGCGGATTTTTCGGCGCCTGCGCGAGATACGGCATCGGTTTATGGGGAAAAAAGAAATTCCAAGCAAGGCTGCCCGTCTCTACGATGCTTATTAATTTAACGGGATCGTTTCTGCTCGGCATCGTTGCGGCAGCCGGCGGCAGCGGGATCTCGCTGCTTGTCGGGACAGGTTTCATGGGTGCCTATACGACGTTTTCCACCTTTAACGCGGAAAATATTCAGCTTTGGCGAAGCAGAGCCTGGCGTACGCTTGCCATTTACGTAGCGGGAAGCTATATATTGGGCGTCGTGCTCGCCTGGGCCGGCTATGCGCTTGGCGGCCGTCTGTAG